In one window of Streptomyces sp. FXJ1.172 DNA:
- a CDS encoding ATP-dependent DNA helicase, whose product MTKPSLPELLHAAVAAVGGTERPGQVTMAEAVAGAIDDESHLLVQAGTGTGKSLGYLVPALAHGERVVVATATLALQRQLVERDLPRTVDALHPLLRRRPEFAMLKGRSNYLCLHRLHEGMPQDEEDGLFDQFEAAAPTSKLGQDLLRLRDWADETETGDRDDLTPGVSDRAWAQVSVSSRECLGATKCAYGAECFAEMARERAKLAEVVVTNHALLAIDAIEGAPVLPQHEVLIVDEAHELVSRVTGVATGELTSGQVNRAVRRAAKLVNEKAADQLQTAAEGFERLMELALPGRLEEIPEDLGYALMALRDAARTVISAIGATRDKSVQDEDAVRKQALASVETVHDVAERVLNGSEWDVVWYERHDRFGASLRIAPMSVSGLLREKLFADRAVVLTSATLKLGGDFNGVGASLGLGPEGAEGEDLPKWKGVDVGSPFDYRKQGILYVAKHLSRPARDGERSDMLDELTELIQAAGGRTLGLFSSMRAAQLAAEELRSRIPEFPILLQGEETLGELIKNFAADPKTCLFGTLSLWQGVDVPGPSCQLVVMDKIPFPRPDDPLMSARQKAVEDAGGNGFMAVAATHAALLMAQGAGRLVRASGDRGVVAILDQRLATARYGGYLKASLPDFWYTTDRNQVRKSLAAIDAAARQAETAQAGAAQAGAAQAEAV is encoded by the coding sequence ATGACGAAGCCCTCACTCCCCGAACTCCTGCATGCCGCTGTCGCCGCCGTCGGCGGCACGGAGCGCCCCGGCCAGGTGACCATGGCCGAAGCGGTCGCCGGGGCGATCGACGACGAATCCCACCTGCTGGTCCAGGCCGGCACCGGCACCGGAAAGTCGCTCGGCTATCTCGTGCCCGCGCTCGCACATGGGGAGAGAGTGGTCGTCGCGACGGCCACGCTGGCGCTGCAGCGCCAGCTCGTCGAACGCGATCTGCCGCGTACGGTCGACGCCCTGCATCCGCTGCTGCGTCGCCGCCCGGAGTTCGCGATGCTGAAGGGCCGGTCGAACTATCTGTGCCTGCACCGTCTGCACGAGGGCATGCCGCAGGACGAGGAGGACGGCCTCTTCGACCAGTTCGAGGCGGCCGCGCCCACCAGCAAGCTGGGCCAGGACCTGCTCCGGCTGCGCGACTGGGCGGACGAGACCGAGACCGGCGACCGGGACGATCTCACACCGGGTGTCTCGGACCGCGCCTGGGCGCAGGTGTCGGTCTCGTCGCGGGAATGCCTGGGCGCGACGAAGTGTGCCTACGGAGCCGAGTGCTTCGCGGAGATGGCCCGTGAGCGCGCCAAGCTCGCCGAGGTCGTGGTCACGAACCACGCCCTGCTCGCCATCGACGCCATCGAGGGTGCTCCGGTGCTGCCTCAGCACGAGGTGCTGATCGTGGACGAGGCCCATGAACTCGTCTCACGGGTCACCGGCGTCGCCACCGGCGAACTCACCTCGGGCCAGGTGAACCGCGCCGTGCGCCGCGCCGCCAAGCTCGTCAACGAGAAGGCCGCCGACCAGCTCCAGACCGCCGCCGAGGGCTTCGAGCGGCTGATGGAGCTGGCCCTGCCCGGCCGGCTGGAGGAGATCCCGGAGGATCTCGGCTACGCCCTCATGGCACTGCGGGACGCCGCCCGCACGGTCATCTCCGCGATCGGCGCGACGCGCGACAAGTCGGTGCAGGACGAGGACGCGGTCCGCAAACAGGCACTGGCCTCGGTGGAGACGGTGCACGACGTGGCGGAGCGCGTCCTGAACGGCTCGGAGTGGGACGTCGTCTGGTACGAACGGCACGACCGTTTCGGCGCGTCCCTGCGGATCGCCCCCATGTCGGTCTCGGGCCTGCTCAGGGAGAAGCTCTTCGCGGACCGCGCCGTCGTCCTCACGTCCGCGACCCTCAAGCTGGGCGGGGACTTCAACGGTGTCGGCGCCTCCCTGGGACTCGGCCCCGAGGGCGCCGAGGGCGAGGATCTGCCGAAGTGGAAGGGCGTGGACGTCGGTTCCCCCTTCGACTACCGCAAGCAGGGCATCCTCTATGTCGCCAAGCACCTGTCCCGCCCGGCACGTGACGGCGAGCGCTCCGACATGCTCGACGAGCTGACCGAACTCATCCAGGCGGCCGGCGGCCGCACCCTCGGGCTGTTCTCGTCCATGCGGGCCGCCCAGCTCGCCGCCGAGGAGCTGCGCTCCCGGATCCCCGAGTTCCCGATCCTGCTCCAGGGCGAGGAGACCCTCGGCGAACTGATCAAGAACTTCGCGGCCGATCCGAAGACGTGTCTCTTCGGCACGCTGTCCCTGTGGCAGGGCGTCGACGTCCCGGGCCCCAGCTGCCAGTTGGTCGTCATGGACAAGATCCCGTTCCCGCGCCCGGACGACCCGCTGATGAGCGCCCGGCAGAAGGCGGTCGAGGACGCGGGCGGCAACGGTTTCATGGCGGTGGCCGCCACCCATGCGGCCCTGCTCATGGCGCAGGGCGCCGGCCGGCTCGTCCGCGCGTCGGGCGACCGGGGCGTGGTCGCCATACTGGATCAGCGACTGGCCACCGCGCGCTACGGCGGCTATCTCAAGGCGTCACTGCCGGACTTCTGGTACACCACGGACCGTAACCAGGTGCGCAAGTCGCTCGCGGCGATCGACGCGGCGGCACGGCAGGCGGAGACCGCGCAGGCAGGGGCGGCGCAGGCAGGGGCGGCGCAGGCGGAGGCGGTGTGA
- a CDS encoding vitamin B12-dependent ribonucleotide reductase, which translates to MTETASGPARGSRAKAGKAGNKGLHIERIHTTPGVHPYDEVEWVSRDVVMTNWRDGSVNFEQRGVEFPDFWSVNAVNIVTSKYFRGAVGTPQRETSLKQLIDRIVKTYRKAGEDYKYFASPADAEIFEHELAYALLHQIFSFNSPVWFNVGTPQPQQVSACFILSVDDSMESILDWYKEEGMIFKGGSGAGLNLSRIRSSKELLSSGGNASGPVSFMRGADASAGTIKSGGATRRAAKMVVLDVDHPDIEDFIETKVKEEEKIRVLRDAGFDMDLGGDDITSVQYQNANNSVRVNDEFMKAVEDGGNFGLRARMTGEVIEEVDAKALFRKIAEAAWACADPGIQYDDTINTWHTCPESGRITASNPCSEYMHLDNTSCNLASLNLMKFLKDDGKGSQSFETERFQKVVELVITAMDISICFADFPTQKIGENTRAFRQLGIGYANLGALLMATGHAYDSDGGRALAGAITSLMTGTAYRRSAELAAVVGPYDGYARNADAHKRVMQQHADANGTAVRMDDLDTPVWAAATEAWQDVVRLGEKNGFRNSQASVLAPTGTIGLAMSCDTTGVEPDLALVKFKKLVGGGSMQIVNGTVPQALRRLGYQEEQIEAIVAHIAEHGNVIDAPGLKQEHYEVFDCAMGERAISPMGHVRMMAAIQPWISGAISKTVNMPETATVEEVEEIYFEAWKLGVKALAIYRDNCKVGQPLSAKKKEDEKAEIAEKAEETIRTAVEKVVEYRPVRKRLPKGRPGITTSFTVGGAEGYMTANSYPDDGLGEVFLKMSKQGSTLAGMMDAFSIAVSVGLQYGVPLETYVSKFTNMRFEPAGMTDDPDVRMAQSIVDYIFRRLALDFLPFETRSALGIHSAEERQRHLETGSYEPADDEVDVEGLAQSAPRAQELKAVAAPKAESEAAKPAPKQAHTSAELVEMQLGIQADAPLCFSCGTKMQRAGSCYICEGCGSTSGCS; encoded by the coding sequence ATGACAGAGACGGCGAGCGGTCCGGCACGAGGTTCCCGAGCCAAGGCTGGCAAGGCGGGAAACAAGGGACTGCACATCGAGCGCATCCACACCACCCCTGGCGTACACCCGTACGACGAGGTCGAATGGGTGAGCCGTGACGTCGTCATGACCAACTGGCGCGACGGCTCGGTCAACTTCGAGCAGCGCGGCGTCGAGTTCCCCGACTTCTGGTCGGTGAACGCGGTCAACATCGTCACCAGCAAGTACTTCCGCGGTGCCGTCGGCACCCCGCAGCGCGAGACCAGCCTCAAGCAGCTGATCGACCGCATCGTGAAGACGTACCGGAAGGCCGGTGAGGACTACAAGTACTTCGCCTCGCCCGCCGACGCCGAGATCTTCGAGCACGAGCTGGCGTACGCCCTCCTGCACCAGATCTTCAGCTTCAACAGCCCCGTCTGGTTCAACGTGGGCACCCCGCAGCCCCAGCAGGTCTCCGCCTGCTTCATCCTGTCCGTCGACGACTCCATGGAGTCGATCCTCGACTGGTACAAGGAAGAGGGCATGATCTTCAAGGGCGGCTCCGGTGCCGGCCTGAACCTCTCCCGCATCCGCTCCTCCAAGGAGCTGCTCTCCTCCGGCGGCAACGCCTCCGGCCCGGTCTCCTTCATGCGCGGCGCCGACGCCTCCGCCGGCACCATCAAGTCCGGTGGTGCCACCCGCCGCGCCGCCAAGATGGTCGTGCTCGACGTCGACCACCCCGACATCGAGGACTTCATCGAGACCAAGGTCAAGGAAGAGGAGAAGATCCGCGTCCTGCGCGACGCGGGCTTCGACATGGACCTGGGCGGTGACGACATCACCTCCGTCCAGTACCAGAACGCCAACAACTCGGTCCGTGTGAACGACGAGTTCATGAAGGCGGTCGAGGACGGCGGAAACTTCGGCCTGCGCGCGCGGATGACCGGCGAGGTCATCGAGGAGGTCGACGCCAAGGCGCTCTTCCGCAAGATCGCCGAGGCCGCCTGGGCCTGTGCCGACCCCGGCATCCAGTACGACGACACCATCAACACCTGGCACACCTGCCCCGAGTCCGGCCGGATCACCGCGTCGAACCCGTGCAGCGAGTACATGCACCTGGACAACACGTCCTGCAACCTCGCCTCGCTGAACCTGATGAAGTTCCTGAAGGACGACGGCAAGGGCAGCCAGTCCTTCGAGACCGAGCGTTTCCAGAAGGTCGTCGAGCTGGTCATCACCGCGATGGACATCTCGATCTGCTTCGCGGACTTCCCGACCCAGAAGATCGGCGAGAACACGCGCGCGTTCCGCCAGCTCGGCATCGGCTACGCCAACCTCGGCGCCCTGCTGATGGCCACCGGCCACGCCTACGACTCCGACGGCGGCCGTGCCCTGGCCGGCGCGATCACCTCCCTGATGACGGGTACGGCCTACCGCCGCTCCGCCGAACTGGCCGCGGTCGTCGGTCCGTACGACGGCTACGCCCGCAACGCCGACGCCCACAAGCGCGTCATGCAGCAGCACGCGGACGCCAACGGCACGGCCGTGCGCATGGACGACCTGGACACCCCGGTGTGGGCCGCCGCCACGGAGGCCTGGCAGGACGTGGTGCGTCTTGGTGAGAAGAACGGTTTCCGTAACTCCCAGGCGTCCGTCCTCGCCCCGACCGGCACCATCGGTCTCGCTATGTCCTGCGACACCACCGGTGTCGAGCCCGACCTGGCTCTTGTGAAGTTCAAGAAGCTGGTCGGCGGCGGCTCGATGCAGATCGTCAACGGCACCGTCCCGCAGGCCCTGCGCCGCCTGGGCTACCAGGAGGAGCAGATCGAGGCGATCGTCGCCCACATCGCCGAGCACGGCAATGTGATCGACGCCCCCGGCCTGAAGCAGGAGCACTACGAGGTGTTCGACTGCGCCATGGGCGAGCGCGCCATCTCCCCGATGGGCCACGTCCGCATGATGGCCGCGATCCAGCCGTGGATCTCCGGCGCCATCTCCAAGACGGTCAACATGCCGGAGACGGCGACCGTCGAGGAGGTCGAGGAGATCTACTTCGAGGCCTGGAAGCTGGGCGTCAAGGCGCTCGCGATCTACCGCGACAACTGCAAGGTCGGCCAGCCGCTCTCCGCCAAGAAGAAGGAGGACGAGAAGGCCGAGATCGCCGAGAAGGCCGAGGAGACGATCCGTACCGCGGTCGAGAAGGTGGTCGAGTACCGCCCGGTCCGCAAGCGCCTCCCCAAGGGCCGTCCCGGCATCACCACGTCCTTCACGGTCGGCGGCGCCGAGGGCTACATGACCGCCAACTCCTACCCGGACGACGGTCTCGGCGAGGTCTTCCTGAAGATGTCCAAGCAGGGCTCCACGCTCGCGGGCATGATGGACGCCTTCTCCATCGCGGTCTCCGTCGGTCTGCAGTACGGCGTGCCGCTGGAGACGTACGTCTCCAAGTTCACCAACATGCGCTTCGAGCCGGCCGGCATGACGGACGACCCGGACGTGCGGATGGCGCAGTCGATCGTCGACTACATCTTCCGCCGCCTGGCGCTGGACTTCCTGCCCTTCGAGACCCGCTCGGCGCTCGGCATCCACTCCGCCGAGGAGCGCCAGCGGCACCTGGAGACCGGTTCCTACGAGCCGGCCGACGACGAGGTCGACGTCGAGGGCCTGGCCCAGTCGGCGCCGCGCGCCCAGGAGCTGAAGGCGGTTGCCGCGCCGAAGGCCGAGTCCGAGGCGGCCAAGCCCGCTCCGAAGCAGGCGCACACCAGCGCCGAACTGGTGGAGATGCAGCTGGGCATCCAGGCCGACGCCCCGCTGTGCTTCTCCTGCGGTACGAAGATGCAGCGCGCCGGTTCCTGCTACATCTGCGAGGGCTGCGGTTCGACCAGCGGCTGCAGCTGA
- a CDS encoding MFS transporter, with product MTTSQLLQDPKPGVARRAGHPGIALTVIAACQLMVVLDATIVNIALPHIQDALKFSTTDLTWVVSAYTLTFGGLLLLGARAGDILGRRRVFITGILLFTFASLLGGLAQEPWQLLAARALQGVGGAIASPTSLALITTTFPEGPERNRAFGVFAAVSAGGGAIGLLAGGMLTDWLDWRWVLFVNVPIGVLIATLAPLYISESERHPGRFDITGALTSTVGMAALVYGFIRAAEDGWRDKLTLGSFGVAVVLLLAFVLTETRAKEPITPLKMFADRNRWGTYVIMLSLSAAMFGMFFYIVLFVQDVLGYSAIKAGVAFLPVTVAIAVGAGLSQALLPKLGPKPFMAVGTALVVVGLAWQAFIRPDSSYLGGVLGPMLVFGFGMGLNFVTATVTAVSGVAQHEAGAASGLLNAMQQVGGSLGLSILTTVFGSASKDEAKKQLPKFLANGSPEQKAQFAKTHQLPAPWGHDVLAHGISTAFVPAAAMAALAFVTAWLVLRVRKSDLESLSGMAGPGVG from the coding sequence GTGACGACCTCTCAGCTGCTCCAGGATCCAAAACCGGGCGTGGCCCGCCGGGCGGGGCATCCCGGCATCGCACTCACCGTCATCGCGGCGTGCCAACTCATGGTGGTACTCGACGCGACGATTGTGAACATCGCGCTCCCGCACATTCAAGATGCGCTCAAATTCAGCACGACCGACCTGACTTGGGTGGTGAGCGCCTACACGCTCACGTTCGGCGGCCTGCTGCTGCTCGGTGCGCGGGCCGGCGACATCCTCGGCCGTCGCCGGGTGTTCATCACGGGCATCCTGCTGTTCACCTTCGCCTCGCTGCTTGGCGGCCTTGCCCAGGAACCCTGGCAGCTGCTGGCCGCACGGGCCCTGCAGGGTGTGGGCGGCGCAATAGCCTCGCCCACATCGCTGGCGCTGATCACCACGACCTTCCCCGAAGGCCCGGAACGCAACCGGGCCTTCGGTGTGTTCGCCGCCGTCTCGGCAGGCGGCGGTGCGATCGGTCTGCTCGCGGGCGGCATGCTCACCGACTGGCTGGACTGGCGGTGGGTGCTCTTCGTCAACGTGCCCATCGGTGTGCTGATCGCCACGCTCGCGCCGCTGTACATCAGTGAGTCCGAGCGGCATCCGGGGCGCTTCGACATCACGGGCGCGCTGACGTCGACAGTGGGCATGGCCGCGCTGGTGTACGGATTCATCCGCGCCGCGGAGGACGGCTGGCGCGACAAGCTCACGCTCGGCTCGTTCGGCGTGGCCGTGGTACTGCTGCTCGCCTTCGTCCTCACCGAGACACGGGCGAAGGAACCGATCACCCCGCTCAAGATGTTCGCGGACCGCAACCGCTGGGGCACATACGTGATCATGCTGAGCCTGTCCGCGGCCATGTTCGGCATGTTCTTCTACATCGTGCTGTTCGTGCAGGACGTGCTGGGCTACAGCGCCATCAAGGCCGGTGTGGCCTTCCTCCCGGTGACGGTCGCGATCGCGGTCGGTGCGGGCCTGTCGCAGGCCTTGCTCCCGAAGCTCGGCCCCAAGCCGTTCATGGCGGTCGGCACGGCGCTCGTGGTGGTCGGGCTGGCCTGGCAGGCGTTCATCCGGCCGGACAGCTCCTATCTCGGCGGGGTGCTCGGGCCGATGCTGGTGTTCGGATTCGGCATGGGATTGAACTTCGTGACGGCCACAGTGACGGCGGTGTCGGGCGTCGCCCAGCACGAGGCCGGTGCGGCGTCCGGTCTGCTGAACGCCATGCAGCAGGTGGGCGGTTCGCTGGGGCTGTCCATCCTGACGACCGTTTTCGGCTCGGCCAGCAAGGACGAGGCGAAGAAGCAGCTGCCCAAGTTCCTCGCCAACGGCTCGCCGGAGCAGAAGGCGCAGTTCGCCAAGACGCACCAGCTGCCCGCGCCCTGGGGACACGACGTGCTCGCCCACGGCATCTCCACCGCCTTCGTGCCGGCCGCCGCGATGGCCGCGCTGGCGTTCGTCACCGCCTGGCTGGTGCTCAGGGTCCGCAAGAGCGATCTCGAATCCCTCTCCGGCATGGCGGGCCCGGGCGTGGGCTGA
- a CDS encoding TerD family protein has protein sequence MSGFSKGISKVEVALKWDPSPAGQPPTDLDIIAATFTSEDAYGTPAYLVHFDSRSPDGTIFLNRDSTDGRGFGWDEVMTLELDRLAERYARVVVGVVIQQRTGHKTFATVLNPAMRVREERYTVLAEDDFGAVLGATAATIAEFARDDSGEWTFRPGVHGFEEDPAAFTRVMGRAHRL, from the coding sequence TTGTCCGGCTTCAGCAAAGGAATCAGCAAGGTCGAGGTCGCGCTCAAGTGGGACCCGAGTCCGGCGGGTCAGCCGCCGACCGACCTCGACATCATTGCGGCGACGTTCACCTCGGAGGACGCATACGGGACTCCGGCCTATCTGGTGCACTTCGACAGCCGCTCACCGGACGGCACGATCTTCCTCAACCGGGACAGCACCGACGGCAGGGGCTTCGGCTGGGACGAGGTCATGACGCTCGAACTGGACCGGCTCGCCGAGCGGTACGCGCGCGTGGTGGTCGGCGTGGTCATCCAGCAGCGGACCGGGCACAAGACCTTCGCCACGGTGCTGAATCCGGCCATGCGGGTCCGGGAGGAGCGCTACACCGTGCTCGCCGAGGACGACTTCGGCGCCGTCCTCGGGGCGACGGCGGCCACGATCGCCGAGTTCGCGCGGGACGACTCCGGGGAGTGGACCTTCCGTCCTGGCGTGCACGGATTCGAGGAGGATCCGGCGGCCTTCACCCGGGTCATGGGCAGGGCGCACCGGCTCTGA
- the lexA gene encoding transcriptional repressor LexA has product MTTTADSATITAQDRSQGRVEPVHAMNEATNPEAHKRSLPGRPPGIRADSSGLTDRQRRVIEVIRDSVQRRGYPPSMREIGQAVGLSSTSSVAHQLMALERKGFLRRDPHRPRAYEVRGSDQSVTVQPTDTAGKPAASYVPLVGRIAAGGPILAEESVEDVFPLPRQLVGDGELFVLKVVGDSMIEAAICDGDWVTVRRQPVAENGDIVAAMLDGEATVKRFKREDGHVWLLPHNAAYEPIPGDDATILGKVVAVLRRV; this is encoded by the coding sequence GTGACCACCACCGCAGACAGTGCCACCATCACCGCCCAGGACCGCTCCCAGGGCCGAGTCGAGCCGGTACACGCGATGAACGAAGCCACGAATCCCGAGGCGCACAAGCGCTCCTTGCCGGGCCGACCTCCAGGAATCAGGGCGGACAGCTCCGGACTCACCGACCGGCAGCGCCGCGTGATCGAAGTCATCCGGGATTCCGTGCAGCGCCGCGGCTACCCGCCGTCCATGCGGGAGATCGGCCAGGCCGTCGGCCTCTCCAGCACCTCCTCCGTCGCCCATCAGCTGATGGCGCTGGAGCGCAAGGGTTTCCTGCGCCGCGACCCGCACCGCCCGCGCGCGTACGAGGTCCGCGGCTCCGACCAGTCCGTGACCGTGCAGCCCACGGACACCGCCGGCAAGCCCGCCGCGTCCTACGTCCCCCTGGTCGGCCGAATCGCTGCCGGTGGGCCCATTCTCGCGGAGGAGTCCGTCGAGGACGTCTTCCCGCTGCCCCGGCAGCTCGTCGGTGACGGTGAGCTGTTCGTCCTCAAGGTCGTCGGCGACTCCATGATCGAGGCCGCGATCTGCGACGGCGACTGGGTCACCGTGCGCCGTCAGCCGGTCGCCGAGAACGGCGACATCGTGGCGGCCATGCTCGACGGCGAGGCCACCGTCAAGCGTTTCAAGCGCGAGGACGGCCACGTCTGGCTGCTCCCGCACAACGCGGCCTACGAGCCCATCCCCGGTGACGACGCGACCATTCTGGGCAAGGTCGTCGCGGTCCTGCGGCGCGTGTGA
- a CDS encoding YdbC family protein: MLVKWIRCTVVDRRGFERGQRKWAGLLGEPGFRGQGGGWSRQRPGVAHTFAFWESRAFYDSFMARSHDRLASAQSGTFKDAQAKLFEYRFDVKTGFEPRFTDADLIRVALCRVHEERVDHFTLMQEKVWNPAMAGSPGMIRGMFAEAPPQEFLVLSMWRSAAEHGKYRTERVERLALRAQTEADVASLSGDIVDMEPSWTV, encoded by the coding sequence GTGCTGGTCAAGTGGATTCGCTGCACCGTGGTGGACCGCCGCGGCTTCGAGCGGGGGCAGCGGAAATGGGCGGGGCTTCTGGGGGAGCCGGGATTTCGGGGACAGGGCGGAGGCTGGAGCCGGCAGCGACCGGGGGTGGCGCACACCTTCGCGTTCTGGGAGAGCCGCGCCTTCTACGACTCCTTCATGGCCCGCTCGCACGACCGCCTGGCGTCCGCCCAGTCCGGCACGTTCAAGGACGCCCAGGCCAAGCTCTTCGAGTACCGCTTCGACGTGAAGACGGGCTTCGAGCCGCGGTTCACCGACGCCGATCTGATCCGGGTCGCCCTGTGCCGGGTCCACGAGGAGCGTGTCGACCACTTCACCCTCATGCAGGAGAAGGTCTGGAACCCCGCGATGGCCGGTTCGCCCGGCATGATCCGTGGCATGTTCGCCGAGGCGCCCCCGCAGGAGTTCCTGGTCCTGTCGATGTGGCGGTCGGCGGCCGAGCACGGCAAGTACCGTACCGAGCGCGTGGAACGCCTCGCCCTGCGGGCGCAGACCGAGGCCGACGTCGCGTCGCTCTCCGGTGACATCGTGGACATGGAACCGTCCTGGACGGTCTGA
- the nrdR gene encoding transcriptional regulator NrdR, which translates to MHCPFCRHPDSRVVDSRTTDDGTSIRRRRQCPDCSRRFTTVETCSLMVVKRSGVTEPFSRTKVINGVRKACQGRPVTEDALAQLGQRVEEAVRATGSAELTTHDVGLAILGPLQELDLVAYLRFASVYRAFDSLEDFEAAIAELREATRGPVAGDDDAGAGSQEDDRGPGGTTRVPEPARAAD; encoded by the coding sequence ATGCACTGCCCCTTCTGCAGGCACCCCGACAGCCGTGTGGTCGACAGTCGTACGACCGATGACGGCACGTCGATCCGCAGGCGCCGCCAGTGCCCCGACTGCTCCCGTCGTTTCACGACCGTGGAGACGTGCTCGCTCATGGTGGTCAAGCGGTCCGGAGTCACCGAGCCTTTCAGCCGTACCAAGGTCATCAACGGCGTGCGCAAGGCATGCCAGGGGCGACCTGTCACCGAGGACGCACTCGCACAGCTCGGCCAACGGGTCGAGGAGGCGGTGCGGGCCACCGGAAGCGCCGAGCTGACCACCCACGACGTGGGCCTGGCCATACTCGGCCCGTTGCAGGAACTCGACCTCGTCGCCTATCTGCGATTCGCCTCCGTCTACCGGGCGTTCGACTCGCTCGAGGACTTCGAGGCCGCCATCGCGGAGCTGAGGGAGGCGACGCGAGGCCCCGTCGCGGGCGACGACGACGCGGGAGCGGGGAGCCAGGAAGACGATCGCGGGCCCGGCGGGACCACTCGGGTCCCCGAGCCCGCCCGCGCCGCCGACTGA
- a CDS encoding histidine phosphatase family protein: protein MARPRRIVLVRHGESTGNVDDSVYEREPDHALALTERGWRQAEETGKELRELFGRERVSVYVSPYRRTHETLRAFHLDPDLIRIREEPRLREQDWGNWQDCDDVRLQKTYRDAYGHFFFRFPQGESGADVYDRVGGFLESLFRSFEDPDHPPNVLLVTHGLAMRLFCMRWFHWTVAEFESLSNPGNAEKRMLVLGDDGKYTLDRPFERWRKPMPYWVNG from the coding sequence ATGGCACGACCACGGCGCATCGTCCTTGTCCGGCACGGCGAGTCCACGGGCAACGTCGACGACTCCGTGTACGAGCGCGAACCCGACCACGCGCTCGCGCTGACCGAGCGCGGCTGGAGACAGGCCGAGGAGACCGGCAAGGAGCTACGGGAACTCTTCGGCCGGGAACGCGTGAGCGTGTACGTCTCCCCGTATCGCCGTACGCACGAGACGCTCCGCGCCTTCCACCTCGACCCTGACCTGATACGCATCCGGGAGGAGCCGAGGCTGCGCGAACAGGACTGGGGCAACTGGCAGGACTGCGACGACGTACGTTTGCAGAAGACCTACCGGGACGCGTACGGCCACTTCTTCTTCCGGTTCCCGCAGGGGGAGTCCGGCGCCGACGTGTACGACCGGGTCGGCGGCTTCCTGGAGAGCCTGTTCCGCAGCTTCGAGGACCCCGATCACCCGCCGAACGTGCTCCTGGTGACGCACGGGCTCGCGATGCGGCTGTTCTGCATGCGCTGGTTCCACTGGACCGTCGCGGAATTCGAGTCGCTGTCGAACCCGGGGAACGCGGAGAAGCGGATGCTCGTTCTCGGAGACGACGGCAAGTACACCCTCGACCGGCCTTTCGAGCGCTGGCGCAAGCCGATGCCGTACTGGGTGAACGGATAG
- a CDS encoding ADP-ribosylglycohydrolase family protein: MTADSSSSGRLERALASLRGLAVGDALGSQFFVPAHYPLLQRRELPEGPWQWTDDTEMACSVVAVLAAHGRIDQDALARSFAERHDFDRGYGPAVNRLLRLVREGGDWRELAAALFNGQGSWGNGAAMRIAPLGAWYADDPEQATHQAEISAYPTHQHREAVVGAMAVAAAAALAGSPDGPPSPEALLEGVIALVPKSAVGQGLRRARDMLDYGDAGTVAAVLGCGRRTTAHDTVPFALWSAARSLGDYDAAFWTTAQVGGDVDTTCAIVGGVLASGKAGTPPARWVERVEALPDWVPTGP, encoded by the coding sequence ATGACCGCTGACTCCTCTTCCTCCGGGCGCCTGGAGCGCGCCCTGGCGAGCCTGCGTGGACTGGCCGTGGGAGACGCCCTGGGCTCCCAGTTCTTCGTTCCGGCGCACTACCCCCTGCTGCAGCGGCGCGAGCTGCCCGAAGGCCCCTGGCAGTGGACGGACGACACCGAGATGGCCTGCTCCGTGGTCGCTGTCCTCGCCGCCCACGGGCGCATCGACCAGGATGCGCTGGCCCGCTCCTTCGCCGAGCGCCACGACTTCGACCGGGGGTACGGACCCGCGGTCAACCGGCTGCTGCGACTCGTTCGGGAGGGCGGGGACTGGCGCGAGCTGGCCGCCGCCCTCTTCAACGGACAGGGGTCCTGGGGCAACGGCGCGGCGATGCGGATCGCCCCTCTGGGTGCCTGGTACGCGGATGATCCGGAGCAGGCGACCCACCAGGCGGAGATCTCCGCCTATCCCACCCACCAGCACCGTGAGGCCGTGGTCGGTGCCATGGCCGTGGCCGCCGCGGCGGCACTGGCCGGCTCTCCCGACGGGCCGCCGAGCCCCGAGGCGCTCCTCGAGGGCGTCATCGCCCTGGTGCCGAAGAGCGCGGTCGGTCAGGGGCTGAGGCGCGCCCGGGACATGCTCGACTACGGCGACGCGGGCACCGTCGCGGCCGTCCTGGGATGCGGTCGCCGTACGACCGCCCATGACACGGTCCCCTTCGCCCTCTGGTCCGCCGCGCGCAGCCTCGGGGACTACGACGCGGCCTTCTGGACGACCGCCCAGGTGGGCGGCGATGTGGACACGACCTGCGCGATCGTGGGCGGCGTCCTCGCTTCAGGCAAGGCGGGGACACCGCCGGCCCGGTGGGTGGAACGGGTCGAGGCGCTGCCGGACTGGGTGCCGACCGGGCCCTGA